A region of Blattabacterium cuenoti STAT DNA encodes the following proteins:
- the nadE gene encoding NAD(+) synthase: MYSYQSNDKIEKIIRYIVSWLKKYIRRSQSNGFIIGISGGIDSSVTSFLVAMTKYPTIILEMPIIEKKKNFLPIKHANFLKKKFSNVHYFENDLSILFKTFCNTTNDIQKKSNLPLALANVKSRIRMLTLYYYANIKNYLVVGTGNKVEDFGVGFFTKYGDGAVDLHPIADLTKSEVRILAKKLNIIDEIQKAKPTDGLWEDQRSDEEQLGITYEELEWAMNFVEKKKYAFSEIEYKILNKYKKLHKKNRHKMIPIPICKIPDSIKKN, from the coding sequence ATGTATTCATATCAATCAAATGATAAAATAGAAAAAATAATTAGATATATTGTTTCTTGGTTGAAAAAATATATTCGAAGATCTCAATCTAATGGTTTTATCATTGGAATATCTGGAGGAATTGATTCTTCAGTCACTTCTTTCTTAGTAGCTATGACAAAATATCCCACTATTATATTAGAAATGCCCATTATAGAAAAAAAAAAAAATTTTTTACCTATAAAACATGCAAACTTTTTGAAAAAAAAATTTTCGAACGTCCATTATTTTGAAAATGATTTGTCTATTTTATTCAAAACTTTTTGTAATACAACAAATGATATTCAAAAAAAATCGAATCTTCCTTTAGCATTAGCTAATGTAAAATCCCGTATTCGTATGTTAACTTTATATTATTATGCTAATATCAAAAATTATCTTGTTGTTGGAACTGGAAATAAAGTGGAAGATTTTGGAGTCGGTTTTTTTACAAAATATGGAGATGGAGCTGTAGATTTACACCCTATAGCCGATTTGACTAAAAGCGAAGTCCGTATTTTGGCTAAAAAATTAAATATTATTGATGAAATTCAAAAGGCAAAACCAACGGATGGACTTTGGGAAGATCAAAGATCAGATGAAGAGCAATTAGGAATAACTTATGAAGAATTAGAATGGGCAATGAATTTTGTGGAGAAAAAAAAATATGCTTTTTCTGAAATAGAATATAAAATTTTAAATAAATATAAAAAATTACATAAAAAAAATAGACATAAAATGATTCCTATTCCTATATGTAAAATACCTGATAGTATAAAAAAAAATTAA